From a region of the Nonlabens dokdonensis DSW-6 genome:
- a CDS encoding UDP-N-acetylmuramoyl-tripeptide--D-alanyl-D-alanine ligase: MIEKLYHIFKSSTGVNTDTRSLKEGNLFFALSGKNFDGNEYIQKALEKGALHAVSSDPRWKDDKRVSVVTDVLECLQKLATYHRLELNIPIIGLTGSNGKTTTKELILSVLSTQFKVSGTKGNLNNHIGVPLTLLSFDDTIEIGVVEMGANHPNEIKTLSSIARPNFGLITNYGKAHLEGFGSIEGVKTSKSELYDYLKSSDGTVIVGRWDPEQIVRSSKIKQVFTPENTFIFSETPYLTFIVNNQLIKSNLTGVYNYHNALFAYTVGELLNVQPNNIVSGIENYIPKNNRSQILQRENTRIILDAYNANPSSMKVALENLASQKEKHKVAILGDMFELGEYAVQEHQNICDLAEKLKIKDIFLIGENFQNTLNTRAVKYKTRKEFNNAYSMNTDKEQVILIKGSRGMGLEEILKTN, translated from the coding sequence ATGATTGAAAAGCTGTATCATATTTTTAAAAGCTCCACAGGTGTAAACACAGACACTAGGTCTTTAAAAGAAGGAAACTTATTTTTTGCCTTGTCAGGAAAAAATTTTGATGGTAATGAATATATTCAAAAAGCCCTAGAAAAAGGAGCCTTACATGCCGTTTCCAGCGATCCTCGATGGAAAGACGACAAAAGAGTGAGTGTTGTTACTGATGTATTAGAATGTCTACAAAAGCTCGCAACTTACCATCGACTAGAGTTAAATATTCCTATTATAGGACTGACAGGTAGCAATGGTAAAACCACTACAAAAGAACTTATTCTCTCGGTTTTATCAACTCAGTTTAAAGTTAGCGGTACAAAAGGTAACTTAAACAACCATATAGGCGTTCCTCTTACCTTATTATCTTTTGATGACACTATAGAAATAGGTGTTGTTGAGATGGGCGCTAACCATCCCAATGAAATTAAAACGTTAAGCAGTATTGCACGACCTAATTTTGGACTCATTACAAACTACGGCAAAGCGCATCTTGAAGGCTTTGGAAGCATTGAAGGAGTAAAAACTAGCAAAAGCGAGCTGTACGACTATTTAAAAAGCTCTGATGGAACGGTAATAGTTGGAAGGTGGGATCCAGAACAAATTGTACGATCGTCAAAAATAAAACAAGTCTTCACACCAGAAAACACCTTCATTTTCTCTGAAACGCCTTACCTCACATTTATTGTAAATAATCAACTGATAAAATCTAACCTAACTGGAGTTTACAACTACCATAATGCGCTATTTGCTTATACGGTTGGAGAATTGCTGAATGTACAACCTAATAATATTGTATCAGGTATAGAAAACTACATTCCTAAAAACAATCGCTCTCAGATACTTCAAAGAGAAAACACCAGAATTATTCTTGATGCTTACAATGCAAATCCTAGCAGCATGAAAGTAGCTTTGGAAAACTTAGCTAGTCAGAAAGAAAAGCACAAAGTGGCGATTTTAGGAGATATGTTTGAGTTGGGAGAATATGCCGTACAAGAACATCAAAATATTTGTGATTTAGCCGAAAAATTAAAAATAAAGGACATCTTTTTAATTGGTGAGAATTTTCAAAATACCTTAAACACTAGAGCTGTAAAATATAAAACCAGAAAAGAATTCAATAATGCTTATTCCATGAACACTGATAAAGAACAAGTTATATTGATAAAAGGTTCAAGAGGAATGGGACTAGAAGAAATTTTAAAAACAAACTAG
- the gldJ gene encoding gliding motility lipoprotein GldJ, with product MKKYFVVKAVFALFAGMAIVSCGGGNDYTSTSRGTGWDVTGKNGFELNTKYKEQETGPGLVFVEGGTFTMGRVKDDPMHDWNNTPNQQHVQSFYIDETEVTNGMYLEMLEFIKAVFPPEDEEYRNIYNGAVPDTLVWRNRLGYNEEMTNNYLRHPAYQNYPVVGVTWIQSVEYANWRTERVNELILNKQGYTSKEALANQEAGATFNTETYLNAPTLTYGGDEEKTKGGKRSASLEKKKTAKAAKQGGDGEVSGLYVTRKDGILLPAYRLPTEAEWEYAALGLGSVREYNAYRGRKKYPWDGQYTRSGKRKTRGDHMANFKQGDGDYGGIAGWSDDGADITAPVKFYEPNDFGVYEMAGNVSEWVADVYRPMVDDEFNDFNYYRGNVYTRNKIGPDGMIAVVSADSIPYDTLSNGKLIARALPGEIQRESVDDNETYLRTNFDRSDNRDFRDGDAQSTKYFDKRDRLNDENNRMYNSPRHSVDFDSIGNLDRQYDKDSNRTSLINNEVRVIKGGSWRDRAYWLDPAARRSYPQDMAKDDLGFRCAMSRVGSKAKKTKRPRN from the coding sequence ATGAAGAAGTACTTTGTAGTAAAAGCAGTATTTGCACTATTTGCCGGCATGGCGATAGTGAGTTGTGGTGGTGGAAACGATTACACCTCAACATCTCGCGGTACCGGTTGGGACGTAACTGGTAAAAACGGATTTGAATTAAATACTAAGTATAAAGAACAGGAAACTGGTCCTGGACTTGTATTTGTTGAAGGTGGAACTTTTACCATGGGACGCGTTAAAGACGACCCTATGCATGATTGGAACAACACACCAAACCAACAGCACGTTCAGTCTTTTTATATAGATGAAACTGAGGTAACTAATGGAATGTACCTTGAAATGCTAGAATTCATAAAAGCGGTATTCCCACCAGAAGATGAAGAATATCGTAACATCTACAATGGTGCAGTTCCAGATACGTTAGTTTGGAGAAACCGTTTAGGTTATAATGAAGAGATGACTAATAATTATTTACGTCACCCTGCATATCAAAACTACCCTGTAGTAGGTGTAACATGGATTCAGTCAGTAGAATATGCAAACTGGAGAACAGAGCGTGTTAATGAGCTTATTCTTAACAAGCAAGGTTATACTTCAAAAGAAGCACTAGCTAACCAAGAAGCTGGCGCAACTTTTAATACAGAAACGTATTTAAACGCACCTACATTAACTTATGGTGGTGATGAAGAGAAAACAAAAGGTGGAAAACGATCAGCTTCATTAGAAAAAAAGAAAACTGCTAAAGCTGCAAAACAAGGCGGCGATGGTGAAGTATCTGGACTTTATGTAACAAGAAAAGACGGTATTCTTTTACCAGCTTATAGACTACCTACTGAGGCAGAATGGGAATATGCAGCTTTAGGATTAGGAAGTGTACGTGAATATAACGCATACCGTGGTAGAAAGAAGTACCCTTGGGATGGTCAATACACAAGAAGTGGAAAACGTAAGACTCGTGGTGATCATATGGCAAACTTTAAGCAAGGTGATGGAGATTACGGTGGTATCGCTGGATGGAGTGATGATGGAGCAGATATTACAGCTCCAGTAAAATTCTACGAGCCTAATGATTTTGGAGTTTATGAAATGGCTGGTAACGTGTCAGAATGGGTTGCAGATGTATACCGTCCAATGGTAGATGATGAATTCAACGACTTTAACTACTACCGTGGTAATGTTTATACAAGAAACAAAATAGGTCCTGATGGAATGATCGCTGTAGTAAGTGCTGACTCTATTCCTTACGACACATTGAGCAATGGTAAATTAATTGCTCGTGCTCTACCAGGTGAAATCCAAAGAGAATCTGTGGATGATAATGAAACTTATTTGAGAACAAACTTTGATAGAAGTGATAACAGAGACTTCAGAGATGGAGATGCACAATCAACTAAGTACTTTGATAAAAGAGATCGTCTTAACGATGAGAACAATAGAATGTATAACTCTCCTAGACATAGTGTAGATTTTGATTCTATAGGAAATCTAGACAGACAATACGATAAAGATTCTAATAGAACTTCACTTATCAACAATGAAGTGAGAGTAATCAAAGGTGGCTCATGGAGAGATAGAGCGTACTGGTTAGATCCAGCCGCTAGAAGATCTTATCCACAAGATATGGCTAAGGATGATTTAGGATTCCGTTGTGCAATGTCTAGAGTAGGTTCTAAAGCTAAAAAAACAAAAAGACCACGTAACTAA
- the porU gene encoding type IX secretion system sortase PorU: MKHFLILTLLLSSLYMNAQRGSESIEWNGFKSFDIGSQQFKIPFFKQNHIYNGEKLLWSKSFETDQRVSEFSIRVTNVKTQTINERDLGQLDTSSIPNEFQYSLRNALSRKRNYAKLKISPIYKQGNQYKKVLSFSYSYEQAQLQAQQKTASFGNSILASGNWYRFKVDKTGVHRINRSFLSNLGIDVNAIDPARIKIYGHGGKSLPLVSSEEQFYDAPELAITVTGDGDGSFDNDDQILFYGIATDTDFVLENDSFINPYTDDSYYYITVDGAIGKRILPFIQPSGVPAATYDYYYGKQHHEVDERNIGSIGRIWYGERFDFEPEQVFEFEFENVLSTLPARIRITAGAVADDVTNMSFSLNGQSLGGLSLSGISGTNIFAASRSAFLSTNTNISDSSVSITVTYDNNGNPGARGFLDYIDLQVPQSLTGTGDQFRFSVPDASSQAGVVAYQFANSSDIGEIWDVTDPYNVRKVTNSSADAAFSFTDVGGMVKEYIAVDDSDYYNVISISNSRVANQNLKGTIFNDSSGNFRDIDYLIVTPEFLESEAQRLANYHIVESNLNTKVVTLQEIYNEFSEGRQEISAIRNFVRYIYDNASSPANRIQYLNMFGDASYDYKERIRIRDNIVPTFLSAQSTSLITSFCTDDFFTFMDNGEGNVVANDLMDLAVGRMIVSDIQEAREMVDKVISYTAEPAFDKWRNNITLIGDDVDELGDAILQDNVNALGDEIFTNRPDYNVNKILLDSYQQFSTAGGPKYPDAVDDIRDAFEQGSLVINYFGHGNEDGLAREFVITQSLVQNLRNPNTLPLFITVTCEFTRYDNPLRVSGGELTYLNPQGGAIASVATNRLIFVSVGAGFNNILDQYLFGYDNVEPISMAEALRLSKTDPSFQGAGTRRVIAFIGDPALKLAFPLPKVVLTSVNGNPVATNTDVLRALDRVTLGGEVQTISGSRITDYNGTLAVTVFDKEINRETLGNDNTAPTNPPGPVIILPFTQLGEALFRGQATITDGEFEFDFIMPRDTQIPIGEGRVSFYAKRDNVPEDQNGFSQDLQIGGINRNAPADDIGPEVELFMNDTNFVSGGITDSDPFLLAFLNDDNGINTSSGIGHDITGILDGDETNPYILNDYYEANEDDFTRGKVFFPLRDIEPGLHTLKVTAWDTYNNSAMNEIQFVVSESDGIELTRVLNYPNPFTSYTEFWFNHNRPFEPLDVQVQVMTISGKLVWSQNRNLTTTGFTSREITWDGRDDFGQRLGKGVYVYKITVKSTLTNKSASKIEKLVIL; this comes from the coding sequence ATGAAACATTTTTTAATCCTTACTCTTCTTCTCTCCAGTCTTTACATGAATGCTCAAAGAGGAAGCGAGTCCATTGAATGGAATGGATTCAAGTCTTTTGATATAGGAAGTCAACAGTTCAAGATTCCTTTTTTCAAACAGAACCATATTTATAATGGTGAAAAATTACTTTGGTCTAAAAGTTTTGAAACTGATCAAAGAGTTAGTGAGTTTTCCATACGTGTTACTAATGTGAAAACTCAGACTATTAATGAACGTGACTTGGGACAATTAGATACTTCTAGTATTCCTAATGAGTTTCAATATAGTTTGAGAAATGCGCTTTCGCGAAAGCGGAATTATGCAAAATTAAAAATATCTCCTATATATAAACAAGGTAATCAGTATAAAAAGGTGCTGTCATTTAGTTATTCATACGAGCAAGCGCAATTGCAAGCACAACAAAAGACGGCAAGTTTTGGAAATTCAATTTTAGCATCTGGAAATTGGTACCGTTTTAAAGTAGATAAAACAGGTGTGCATCGCATTAATCGTTCATTTCTTTCCAATTTAGGAATTGATGTCAATGCTATAGATCCTGCCCGAATAAAAATTTACGGTCATGGTGGTAAATCTTTACCTCTTGTAAGTAGTGAGGAGCAATTTTATGACGCGCCAGAACTTGCGATTACTGTAACTGGAGATGGTGACGGCTCCTTTGATAATGATGACCAGATCTTATTTTATGGAATTGCGACCGATACTGATTTTGTGTTAGAGAATGATAGTTTTATTAATCCTTATACAGATGATTCTTATTATTACATCACAGTTGATGGTGCAATAGGTAAAAGAATTCTCCCATTCATCCAGCCATCTGGAGTTCCAGCCGCTACCTACGATTATTATTATGGAAAACAACATCATGAAGTAGATGAGCGTAATATAGGATCAATAGGTCGTATATGGTATGGTGAGCGATTTGATTTTGAACCAGAACAAGTATTTGAGTTTGAATTTGAAAATGTTTTAAGCACTTTGCCTGCTCGAATAAGGATTACCGCTGGAGCTGTTGCTGATGACGTCACTAATATGTCTTTTTCCTTGAACGGACAGTCTTTAGGAGGATTAAGTTTATCTGGTATTTCGGGAACAAATATTTTCGCAGCCAGTAGGAGTGCTTTTTTAAGTACAAATACGAATATTTCTGACTCAAGCGTAAGTATTACTGTTACATATGACAACAACGGTAATCCTGGAGCGCGAGGTTTTTTAGATTATATAGATCTTCAAGTACCTCAAAGCTTGACAGGTACTGGTGACCAATTCAGGTTTAGTGTTCCTGATGCTTCTTCTCAAGCAGGTGTTGTTGCTTACCAATTTGCTAATTCTAGCGATATCGGAGAAATTTGGGATGTGACTGATCCTTATAATGTGCGTAAAGTTACCAATTCAAGTGCAGATGCTGCTTTTTCATTCACTGATGTAGGCGGAATGGTAAAAGAATATATTGCAGTAGATGATTCTGATTATTATAACGTCATTAGTATAAGCAATAGTAGAGTAGCAAATCAAAACTTAAAGGGTACCATATTTAATGATAGTTCTGGGAATTTTAGAGATATAGACTATTTAATTGTCACACCAGAATTTTTGGAAAGTGAAGCGCAGCGACTTGCTAATTATCATATTGTAGAAAGTAATCTCAACACCAAAGTTGTTACGTTACAGGAAATTTATAACGAGTTTTCTGAAGGACGTCAGGAAATAAGTGCGATAAGAAACTTTGTAAGATATATCTATGACAATGCTTCTTCTCCAGCAAATCGCATTCAATATTTGAATATGTTTGGTGATGCGAGTTATGATTATAAAGAAAGAATAAGAATACGAGATAATATTGTTCCTACATTTTTAAGTGCACAAAGTACTTCACTAATTACTTCTTTTTGTACAGACGATTTCTTTACTTTCATGGATAACGGAGAAGGAAATGTGGTTGCAAACGACTTGATGGATCTAGCGGTAGGACGTATGATAGTTAGTGATATACAGGAAGCTAGAGAAATGGTGGATAAAGTAATAAGTTATACTGCAGAGCCAGCATTTGATAAATGGAGAAATAATATTACCCTTATTGGAGATGATGTTGATGAGTTAGGTGATGCAATTTTGCAAGACAATGTAAATGCTCTAGGAGATGAGATTTTTACTAATAGACCAGACTACAATGTCAATAAAATACTATTAGATAGTTATCAGCAATTTAGTACGGCAGGTGGGCCTAAATATCCAGATGCGGTAGACGATATTCGTGATGCATTTGAGCAAGGCTCGCTGGTTATCAATTATTTTGGACATGGTAATGAAGATGGTTTAGCTAGAGAGTTTGTAATCACACAGTCTTTAGTTCAAAACTTAAGAAACCCTAATACATTACCTTTATTTATAACGGTAACTTGTGAATTTACTCGATACGATAATCCGTTGAGAGTAAGCGGCGGCGAGTTGACTTATTTGAATCCGCAAGGTGGTGCAATCGCTTCTGTTGCGACCAACAGATTAATTTTTGTGAGTGTAGGGGCTGGATTTAATAATATTCTGGATCAATATTTATTCGGTTATGATAATGTAGAGCCTATTTCTATGGCTGAGGCATTGAGGTTATCAAAAACAGATCCTAGTTTTCAAGGAGCTGGCACTCGTCGAGTTATCGCATTTATAGGCGATCCAGCTTTGAAACTAGCGTTTCCATTACCTAAGGTAGTGCTTACTTCGGTGAACGGTAATCCAGTTGCTACTAATACTGATGTATTACGAGCTCTTGACAGAGTGACTTTAGGTGGAGAAGTTCAAACCATTTCTGGAAGCCGTATTACTGATTACAATGGTACACTTGCGGTAACTGTGTTTGATAAAGAAATAAATCGAGAAACCCTGGGGAATGATAATACTGCTCCTACCAATCCACCAGGTCCAGTAATAATATTGCCATTTACCCAACTAGGTGAAGCGCTATTTAGAGGTCAAGCAACTATTACTGACGGCGAGTTTGAATTTGATTTTATCATGCCTCGAGATACTCAAATTCCCATAGGAGAAGGAAGAGTTTCCTTTTATGCAAAAAGAGATAATGTTCCTGAGGATCAAAACGGATTTTCCCAAGATCTTCAAATAGGTGGAATTAATCGCAATGCACCTGCTGATGATATCGGTCCAGAAGTAGAGCTGTTTATGAATGATACTAATTTCGTTTCTGGTGGGATAACTGATAGTGATCCATTTCTCCTTGCTTTTTTAAATGATGACAATGGAATTAATACTTCAAGTGGTATCGGTCATGACATTACAGGTATTCTAGATGGAGATGAGACAAACCCATATATTCTCAATGATTATTATGAAGCAAATGAAGATGATTTTACTCGCGGTAAAGTGTTTTTTCCGCTAAGAGATATTGAACCTGGTTTGCATACTTTAAAAGTAACTGCTTGGGATACCTATAACAATAGTGCGATGAATGAGATTCAATTTGTAGTTTCTGAATCTGATGGTATTGAGCTCACTAGAGTATTGAATTATCCTAATCCTTTTACTTCTTACACAGAGTTTTGGTTCAACCACAATAGGCCTTTTGAACCTTTAGATGTGCAAGTTCAAGTTATGACCATAAGCGGTAAACTAGTTTGGTCACAAAATAGAAATCTTACTACAACAGGTTTTACTTCTAGAGAAATAACTTGGGATGGAAGAGATGATTTTGGCCAGCGATTAGGAAAAGGTGTTTACGTTTATAAGATAACCGTAAAATCTACGTTAACTAACAAGTCTGCGAGCAAGATAGAAAAGCTCGTTATTTTATAA
- the porV gene encoding type IX secretion system outer membrane channel protein PorV: protein MKKILLLFIAATFAIPSVSKAQENDTRVITTALPFLRIAGDARAAGMGDMGVATSSDAWSQQWNPAKYAFSTRAQKFGIAYTPYLGNLVDDIAIAQLVYSNRINEQSAFAGSLRYFSLGSITLRQDAADPGREENPNEFVLDGTYSLKLSEQFAMAVTGRFLRSDLRIQGVDNDASAANSFAVDVSGYYQSEENAYDNFNGRWRAGFNISNIGPKITYDAGGQENFIPTNLALGGGFDFILNDGFSKIAVTAEVNKLLVPTPPIREDGDANGNGVPREILEGEDDDVTFISGIFQSFGDAPGGFSEELREFTWALGAEYTYNEAFALRAGYFNEADDKGARKFLSLGAGFEFSQINVDLSYLFSTSRINSPLEGTLRFGLTFNFGDEYTEY from the coding sequence ATGAAGAAGATATTATTACTTTTCATAGCAGCCACATTTGCAATTCCTAGTGTGAGCAAGGCTCAAGAGAACGATACAAGAGTTATAACAACAGCACTACCTTTTCTTAGAATAGCAGGAGACGCTCGTGCTGCTGGTATGGGAGATATGGGTGTAGCAACTAGTTCTGATGCTTGGTCTCAACAATGGAACCCTGCTAAATATGCTTTTAGTACTAGAGCACAAAAGTTTGGTATTGCCTACACGCCGTATTTAGGTAATCTAGTAGATGATATAGCAATCGCTCAGTTGGTTTATTCTAACAGAATTAATGAGCAAAGTGCATTTGCAGGAAGTTTAAGGTATTTCTCTTTAGGTTCTATCACATTAAGGCAAGATGCAGCAGATCCTGGTAGAGAAGAAAATCCTAATGAATTTGTATTAGATGGAACGTACTCTTTGAAGCTAAGTGAACAATTTGCAATGGCAGTAACAGGTCGTTTTCTTAGATCTGATTTGCGTATTCAAGGTGTAGATAATGATGCTAGCGCAGCAAATAGTTTTGCGGTAGATGTTTCTGGTTATTATCAATCTGAAGAAAATGCCTATGATAATTTTAATGGTCGCTGGAGAGCAGGATTCAATATAAGTAACATTGGTCCTAAAATCACTTATGATGCTGGTGGGCAAGAGAATTTTATTCCTACCAACCTTGCTTTAGGTGGTGGTTTTGACTTTATACTAAATGATGGTTTCAGTAAAATAGCAGTTACTGCTGAGGTGAATAAACTATTAGTTCCTACGCCTCCTATTAGAGAAGATGGTGATGCAAATGGAAATGGTGTTCCTAGAGAAATATTAGAAGGTGAAGATGATGATGTGACTTTTATTTCAGGAATTTTTCAATCTTTTGGTGATGCGCCAGGTGGTTTTAGTGAAGAGTTAAGAGAGTTTACATGGGCGTTAGGTGCAGAATATACTTATAACGAGGCATTTGCTTTACGTGCAGGTTATTTCAATGAGGCAGACGATAAAGGAGCTAGAAAGTTTCTATCGTTAGGTGCAGGATTTGAATTTTCACAGATCAATGTCGATTTATCATATCTATTCTCTACTAGTAGAATCAACAGTCCTTTAGAAGGTACACTTAGATTTGGTCTCACATTCAATTTTGGTGATGAATACACAGAATACTAG
- a CDS encoding cytidine deaminase has product MKKLELHTTLAVYDNADELSIQDRSLMDQAIEARHRAYAPYSNFTVGCALLLDNGIVVTGNNQENAAYPSGLCAERVAIFAAGAQYPGVAVLKMAITASPKDDSFHKPVPPCGACRQSIAEYENNQKEPIELYFMGAAGKVMKSDSISDLLPLIFDKNYL; this is encoded by the coding sequence ATAAAAAAGCTAGAACTACATACTACATTAGCCGTCTATGATAATGCAGACGAGCTTAGCATACAAGATCGATCTTTAATGGACCAGGCGATAGAGGCAAGGCATAGAGCTTATGCTCCGTACTCTAATTTTACCGTTGGTTGTGCATTATTACTGGATAATGGCATTGTTGTAACTGGTAACAATCAAGAAAACGCTGCATACCCTTCTGGATTATGCGCAGAGCGTGTTGCGATATTTGCAGCTGGAGCTCAATATCCAGGTGTGGCAGTTTTAAAAATGGCAATAACCGCTAGTCCTAAAGATGATTCTTTTCATAAGCCGGTTCCGCCATGTGGAGCGTGTAGACAATCCATTGCTGAATATGAAAATAATCAGAAAGAGCCCATAGAACTCTACTTTATGGGTGCTGCTGGCAAGGTCATGAAATCAGACTCGATTAGTGATTTGTTGCCACTTATTTTTGATAAAAACTATTTATAA